The following proteins are co-located in the Conyzicola lurida genome:
- a CDS encoding DUF4011 domain-containing protein: protein MELTVVIDAVPVLSYAAAHNRLPVINGITIANPGDARPGAVLRVGARSALGVLSVPFERLIDLGAADTVRLTDVPLVLDAAAMLSVEERRPASITAVIEHDGVEIASSRVEVDLLAAHQWVRNPPNLSLELLAAYVQPNHPAIARLLAAASDRLEATTGSGSLQGYQAGEERVDEIVRAVFESMQAVGVRYSEPPASWGDDGQKVRTPGEVLDGRVGTCLDTTLVMAAALEQAGINPLLWLVDGHAFLGYWRTESHSGVAATTEYMDAVNLVDLGSIGLVETTMVTDAGATFEAARRRPVVEHTQGRPEHILGITDVAAARRSTVFPLPARTNNPDGTVTVTMYQPAAAAQREYEEYERLAAESPERATVPYRVAQWKNALLDLSLRNRLINFSDAARLTLAVPDSDVAFLEDLVTDGKPISLKPSDDLAAIQQQRGIRFGRDLPEEERTELLRDKREVFSDITTAAYTAKLRALAYKAKTIEEETGANNLYLAFGTLVWNLNGKDLRSPLVLVPVKIDPGRGGRYRISQDESGTSTPNYCLLEKLKQSFGLEIPGLAEPEEDAAGIDLAAAFQATRLAIAEAGLPFRVESTIDLSILQFAKFRLWKDLDENWEEFAKNPLVRHLIESPTEEFVDPVAGQPDLDLDGLGALSPIPADASQLGAIAAAVSDQTFVLEGPPGTGKSQTITNLLVRAIAEGKKVLFVAEKRAALQVVQRRLDEVGLGAFTLDLHDKGSRPLAVRAQIKDALQHRVTADRDGIQAARDTLDGSRRSLARYATRLHEKNAAGLSLYSARTRLLAADPLTPTMDVPDAIVTAAPSDSLRALFRLLPDVADNARPAPNHPWSLVDSAVGVDGAPVDQARLLAALAAVDESVAALPTTGLLAAPLDRATSLEGLRAIAGVVAAPTVPLAALDGSLDPAWSSSAARAHEQLDAVLQSYRTTLGGVAPGILSLDLTALHTAAVAADESGFFGRKKRRLAVRAPIEPFVSADELPKPRDLTAFALRLAQLQQQAVAVRAAYGAVSGLEQPSDWNPLVEADSTRLRGLSGWITWLGQVLPASDESGARAYYAQRAVPEPAGPVTAVVDALVAVDAALTPDAVETWSDGRPLLPLWRATAPGRAVSTTGHTTLANWIALIDYVEPLHPAGLGDARRDILTGVLPPENAIASFEKGVATASLRERAASTTLDAFDAAAHGSAVDRFTDSSERTRQLLVTDIPADLLERRTFDIAGTTGQIGELKRQLDRQRGGLGVRSLLEKFGPLISELTPCTLMSPESVARFFGATADLFDIVVFDEASQIRVADAIGAMGRGRSVVIVGDSKQMPPTSFAEITVDVDDTDRGDGQFVQDEESILSECVSAQVPSRALTWHYRSQDESLISFSNEHYYGNLSSFPSPLHGSSDNGIAGHGISLVRVDGKFLRSGAGKALRTNPVEAEAIVAEIERRFAGSPVLLPSLGVVTFNAQQRALIESLLRDAGDPRIVEALDDTAEGIFVKNLENVQGDERDTILFSTAFSANEKGTLPLNFGPVGQAGGERRLNVAITRARRQVVLFSSFDPGDLRAEETTSIGLKHLKLYLELAAAGSPTASAKFGENSVDRHREEIAGALRDRGLVVTTDVGLSDFRIDLSIAAPDDPTQPLVAVLLDNEAWARRATVADRDGLPDSVLRHLMKWPGVSRVWMPDWLENRADVVDRLVAQTDEARENLLLSEVAVEVEAAPVVIEAAPTIPQTVPDDDVFVPWVPRVAGTVEVLDRLPDPDAAAQVTGVIREIVETEGPVNIVRLAKLTASAFELDRVVQARVLPIVECVPNELRVAGDTGYAWPPRVVPSEWDRARRTPADVDRDIEHVHPRELVNAMVAIAITSAGLYEDELRRETSRFFGYARVTPKVAAVLDAAIARAEAEGRLEHTPAGLIAATEADAEG, encoded by the coding sequence GTGGAACTGACCGTCGTGATCGACGCCGTGCCCGTACTCAGCTACGCCGCAGCACACAACCGCCTTCCCGTCATCAACGGGATCACCATCGCCAACCCCGGCGACGCCCGGCCCGGCGCCGTGCTCCGCGTCGGAGCGCGCAGCGCCCTGGGAGTGCTCAGCGTTCCGTTCGAGCGGCTCATCGACCTCGGAGCAGCCGACACCGTGCGGCTGACCGACGTGCCTCTGGTTCTGGATGCCGCGGCGATGCTGTCGGTCGAAGAACGCCGTCCCGCTTCCATCACCGCGGTCATCGAGCACGACGGTGTCGAGATCGCGAGTTCGCGCGTAGAGGTCGACCTCCTCGCCGCCCACCAGTGGGTGCGCAACCCGCCGAACCTGTCGCTCGAGCTGTTGGCCGCCTACGTGCAGCCGAACCACCCGGCCATCGCGCGGCTGCTCGCCGCGGCATCCGACCGCTTGGAAGCCACGACCGGCAGCGGTTCGCTGCAGGGCTATCAGGCGGGCGAGGAGCGCGTCGACGAGATCGTGCGCGCGGTGTTCGAGAGCATGCAGGCGGTGGGTGTCCGCTACTCGGAGCCGCCCGCGAGTTGGGGCGACGACGGCCAGAAGGTACGGACGCCCGGCGAGGTGCTCGACGGTCGAGTGGGAACCTGCCTCGACACCACCCTCGTGATGGCCGCGGCACTCGAGCAGGCCGGCATCAACCCGCTGCTCTGGCTCGTCGACGGCCACGCGTTCCTCGGCTACTGGCGCACCGAGTCGCACTCCGGCGTCGCCGCGACCACCGAGTACATGGACGCGGTCAACCTCGTCGACCTCGGGTCGATCGGTCTGGTCGAGACGACGATGGTGACCGATGCGGGCGCGACCTTCGAGGCCGCCCGTCGCCGTCCCGTCGTCGAGCACACGCAGGGGCGACCCGAGCACATCCTCGGGATCACGGACGTGGCAGCCGCGCGCCGGTCGACGGTGTTCCCGCTGCCGGCGCGTACGAACAACCCCGACGGCACGGTCACGGTGACCATGTACCAGCCCGCCGCGGCGGCCCAGCGCGAGTACGAGGAGTACGAGCGGCTCGCGGCCGAGTCGCCCGAGCGTGCCACGGTGCCGTACCGGGTGGCGCAGTGGAAAAACGCCCTGCTCGACCTGAGCCTGCGCAACCGGCTGATCAACTTCAGCGACGCGGCCCGGTTGACACTCGCGGTGCCCGACTCCGACGTCGCGTTCCTCGAAGATCTGGTGACCGACGGCAAGCCGATCAGCCTCAAGCCGTCCGACGACCTCGCGGCCATCCAGCAGCAGCGCGGCATCCGCTTCGGGCGCGACCTGCCCGAGGAGGAGCGCACCGAGCTGCTGCGCGACAAGCGCGAGGTCTTCTCCGACATCACCACCGCGGCCTACACCGCCAAGCTGCGTGCCCTCGCCTACAAGGCGAAGACCATCGAGGAGGAGACGGGCGCGAACAACCTGTACCTGGCCTTCGGCACCCTGGTCTGGAACCTCAACGGCAAAGATCTCCGGTCGCCGCTCGTGCTCGTGCCGGTGAAGATCGATCCCGGCCGTGGCGGCCGGTACCGCATCTCGCAGGACGAGTCCGGCACCTCGACACCCAACTACTGCCTGCTCGAGAAGCTCAAGCAGTCGTTCGGGCTCGAGATTCCCGGGCTTGCCGAGCCGGAGGAAGACGCCGCCGGCATCGACCTCGCCGCCGCGTTCCAGGCCACCCGGCTCGCGATCGCGGAGGCCGGGTTGCCGTTCCGCGTCGAGTCGACCATCGACCTGTCGATCCTGCAGTTCGCGAAGTTCCGCCTCTGGAAGGACCTCGACGAGAACTGGGAGGAGTTCGCCAAGAACCCGCTGGTCCGGCACCTGATCGAGTCGCCCACCGAGGAGTTCGTCGACCCCGTCGCGGGGCAGCCCGACCTGGATCTCGACGGGCTCGGCGCCCTCTCGCCGATTCCCGCCGACGCCTCCCAGCTCGGGGCGATCGCCGCCGCCGTCTCCGACCAGACGTTCGTACTCGAGGGCCCTCCCGGCACCGGCAAGTCGCAGACCATCACCAACCTGCTCGTGCGCGCCATCGCCGAGGGCAAAAAGGTCTTGTTCGTCGCCGAGAAGCGCGCCGCCCTGCAGGTGGTGCAGCGCCGCCTCGACGAGGTGGGCCTCGGCGCCTTCACCCTCGACCTGCACGACAAGGGCAGCCGGCCGCTCGCCGTGCGCGCCCAGATCAAGGACGCGCTGCAGCACCGAGTGACAGCCGACCGCGACGGCATCCAGGCCGCCCGCGACACCCTCGACGGCAGCCGCCGCAGCCTCGCCCGCTACGCCACACGCCTGCACGAGAAGAACGCCGCCGGCCTCTCGCTCTACAGCGCGCGCACGCGCCTGCTCGCCGCCGACCCGCTCACCCCGACCATGGACGTTCCCGACGCGATCGTCACGGCGGCGCCGAGCGACTCCCTGCGGGCGCTTTTCCGACTGCTTCCGGATGTCGCCGACAACGCCCGCCCCGCTCCGAACCACCCGTGGTCGCTCGTCGACAGCGCGGTCGGCGTCGACGGCGCGCCGGTCGACCAGGCGCGGCTGCTCGCCGCGCTGGCGGCGGTCGACGAGAGCGTCGCCGCTCTGCCCACGACGGGATTGCTCGCCGCTCCCCTCGACCGTGCGACCTCGCTCGAGGGACTGCGCGCCATCGCCGGGGTGGTGGCGGCGCCGACCGTGCCGCTCGCGGCACTCGACGGATCGCTCGACCCGGCGTGGTCGTCGTCGGCCGCACGCGCGCACGAGCAGCTCGACGCCGTGCTGCAGAGCTACCGCACCACGCTGGGCGGCGTCGCCCCCGGCATCCTCTCGCTCGACCTGACGGCGCTGCACACGGCCGCGGTCGCCGCAGACGAGTCGGGTTTCTTCGGCCGCAAGAAGCGCCGTCTCGCGGTGCGCGCGCCGATCGAGCCGTTCGTCTCCGCGGACGAGTTGCCCAAGCCGCGCGACCTCACCGCGTTCGCGCTGCGGCTGGCCCAGCTGCAGCAGCAGGCCGTCGCGGTGCGCGCGGCATACGGTGCCGTGTCGGGGCTCGAACAGCCGTCCGACTGGAACCCGCTGGTCGAGGCCGACTCGACGCGCCTGCGCGGCCTGTCGGGGTGGATCACCTGGCTCGGTCAGGTGCTTCCGGCATCCGACGAGTCGGGCGCGCGGGCGTACTACGCGCAGCGCGCCGTGCCCGAGCCAGCCGGCCCGGTCACGGCGGTCGTCGACGCCCTCGTGGCCGTGGATGCCGCGCTGACCCCGGATGCCGTCGAGACCTGGTCCGACGGGCGACCGCTGCTGCCGCTCTGGCGGGCGACCGCTCCCGGCCGCGCGGTGAGCACTACCGGACACACGACGCTCGCGAACTGGATCGCGCTGATCGACTACGTCGAGCCGCTGCACCCCGCCGGTCTCGGTGACGCGCGCCGCGACATCCTTACCGGGGTCCTGCCGCCGGAGAACGCGATCGCCTCCTTCGAGAAGGGGGTCGCGACCGCGTCGCTGCGCGAGCGCGCCGCGAGCACCACGCTCGACGCCTTCGATGCGGCGGCCCACGGGTCGGCCGTCGACCGGTTCACCGATTCCTCCGAGCGCACGCGGCAGCTGCTCGTCACCGACATCCCCGCCGACCTGCTCGAGCGGCGCACGTTCGACATCGCCGGCACGACCGGCCAGATCGGCGAGCTCAAGCGCCAGCTCGACCGCCAGCGCGGTGGCCTCGGAGTGCGCTCGCTGCTCGAGAAGTTCGGACCGCTCATCTCCGAGCTCACGCCGTGCACGCTGATGAGCCCCGAATCGGTCGCGCGCTTCTTCGGTGCGACGGCCGACCTGTTCGACATCGTCGTCTTCGACGAGGCGTCGCAGATCCGTGTCGCGGACGCCATCGGCGCGATGGGCCGCGGGCGCTCCGTGGTCATCGTGGGCGACAGCAAGCAGATGCCGCCGACGAGCTTCGCCGAGATCACGGTCGACGTCGACGACACGGACCGCGGCGACGGCCAGTTCGTGCAGGACGAGGAGTCGATCCTGTCGGAGTGCGTGAGCGCGCAGGTGCCGAGCCGCGCCCTCACCTGGCACTACCGCAGCCAGGACGAGTCGCTCATCAGCTTCAGCAACGAGCACTACTACGGCAACCTGTCGTCGTTCCCGTCGCCTCTTCACGGGTCGAGCGACAACGGCATCGCCGGACACGGCATCAGCCTCGTCCGCGTCGACGGTAAGTTCCTCCGCTCGGGCGCCGGCAAGGCGCTGCGCACCAACCCGGTCGAGGCCGAGGCCATCGTCGCCGAGATCGAGCGCCGGTTCGCCGGGTCGCCCGTTCTGCTCCCGTCGCTCGGCGTCGTGACCTTCAACGCCCAGCAGCGGGCGCTCATCGAGTCGCTGCTGCGCGACGCGGGCGACCCGCGCATCGTCGAGGCGCTCGACGACACGGCGGAGGGCATCTTCGTCAAGAACCTCGAGAACGTGCAGGGTGACGAGCGCGACACGATCCTGTTCTCGACCGCGTTCAGCGCCAACGAGAAGGGTACGCTGCCGCTCAACTTCGGACCGGTCGGCCAGGCCGGCGGCGAACGGCGGCTGAATGTGGCGATCACACGCGCGCGGCGCCAGGTCGTGTTGTTCTCCAGCTTCGACCCGGGCGACCTCCGGGCGGAAGAAACGACCTCGATCGGGCTCAAGCACCTCAAGCTGTACCTCGAGCTCGCCGCCGCGGGCTCCCCCACGGCCTCGGCGAAGTTCGGCGAGAACTCGGTCGACCGTCACCGCGAGGAAATCGCCGGAGCGCTGCGCGACCGCGGGCTCGTTGTGACGACCGACGTCGGACTCTCCGACTTCCGCATCGACCTGAGCATCGCCGCCCCCGACGACCCGACCCAGCCGCTCGTCGCCGTGCTGCTCGACAACGAAGCGTGGGCCCGGCGCGCCACGGTCGCCGACCGCGACGGACTGCCCGACTCCGTGCTCCGCCACCTGATGAAGTGGCCGGGCGTCTCCCGGGTCTGGATGCCGGATTGGCTCGAGAACCGTGCCGACGTCGTCGACCGCCTCGTCGCGCAGACCGACGAGGCCCGCGAGAACCTGCTCCTGAGCGAGGTAGCGGTGGAGGTCGAGGCGGCACCGGTCGTCATCGAAGCCGCGCCGACGATTCCGCAGACGGTGCCCGACGACGACGTGTTCGTGCCGTGGGTACCGCGCGTGGCCGGCACGGTCGAGGTGCTCGACCGACTGCCCGATCCGGATGCCGCGGCGCAGGTCACCGGAGTGATCCGCGAGATCGTCGAGACCGAGGGTCCCGTCAACATCGTGCGGTTGGCCAAACTCACAGCGTCGGCGTTCGAGCTCGACAGGGTCGTGCAGGCCCGGGTGCTCCCGATCGTCGAGTGTGTGCCGAACGAGCTGAGGGTGGCCGGCGACACGGGGTATGCCTGGCCGCCGCGGGTGGTTCCGTCGGAGTGGGACCGCGCGCGGCGCACTCCCGCCGACGTCGACCGCGACATCGAGCACGTGCATCCGCGGGAGCTCGTCAACGCGATGGTCGCGATCGCCATCACGAGCGCCGGCCTCTACGAGGACGAGCTGCGACGCGAGACGAGCCGGTTCTTCGGCTACGCGCGCGTCACGCCGAAGGTTGCCGCGGTGCTCGACGCGGCGATCGCGCGCGCCGAGGCCGAGGGCCGGCTCGAGCACACCCCCGCCGGGCTGATCGCGGCGACGGAGGCGGACGCCGAGGGCTAG
- a CDS encoding SDR family oxidoreductase, with translation MARVSGKVALISGGARGMGAAHARRLVEEGARVVIGDLLDEVGEATAAEIGESARYVHLDVTKPEDWAAAVAVAVSEFGGLDILVNNAGIANFASIEDYTLEQWNLIIAINLTGTFNGVKAAIPALKESGAGSIINISSTAGLKGVAALPGYTAAKFAVRGLTKEIAIDLGKYNIRANSIHPGNIRTPMTDGLDVDQSSVPLARMGEVSELSNLVLFLASDESSFSTGAEFVADGGETAGIVPSAA, from the coding sequence ATGGCACGCGTCAGCGGAAAAGTCGCCCTCATCAGCGGTGGAGCACGGGGAATGGGCGCGGCGCACGCGCGCCGTCTCGTCGAGGAGGGCGCACGGGTGGTCATCGGCGACCTGCTCGACGAGGTCGGCGAAGCGACCGCCGCCGAGATCGGCGAGAGCGCACGCTACGTGCACCTCGACGTCACGAAGCCCGAGGACTGGGCGGCGGCGGTGGCCGTCGCGGTCTCCGAATTCGGCGGCCTCGACATCCTCGTCAACAACGCGGGAATCGCGAACTTCGCATCGATCGAGGACTACACGCTCGAGCAGTGGAACCTCATCATCGCGATCAACCTCACCGGCACGTTCAACGGCGTCAAGGCCGCGATCCCCGCGCTCAAGGAGTCGGGTGCCGGTTCGATCATCAACATCTCGTCGACCGCCGGGCTCAAGGGCGTCGCGGCCCTTCCCGGGTATACGGCCGCCAAGTTCGCGGTGCGCGGGCTTACCAAAGAGATCGCGATCGACCTCGGCAAGTACAACATCCGTGCCAACTCGATCCACCCGGGCAACATCCGCACCCCCATGACCGACGGGCTCGACGTCGACCAGAGCTCGGTGCCGCTCGCGCGCATGGGCGAGGTCTCGGAGCTGTCGAACCTGGTGCTGTTCCTCGCCAGTGACGAGTCGAGCTTCTCCACGGGCGCCGAGTTCGTCGCCGACGGCGGAGAGACCGCGGGAATCGTCCCTTCCGCGGCCTAG
- a CDS encoding DUF2207 family protein, which produces MRSRLRVLLTLATVGLLSAGAAATAAPAFADYDTSDFEFSLFDADYTLSQAADGTSQLAVVETIVAEFPEYDQNRGIIRAIPVYNQRVNLETSVQSVVDENGDAVPYTETVANDFVELALGTDDFVYGEQTYVISYTQRHVVGYFEDTDDDEFYWDVNGTGFAQPFGTVSATLTVDPAIATALTGETACFVGATNATDTCALDQSSDSAGAAVYTASATDLAANQTMTLVVGFAASTFVPGEKTQPLPPSIDTAPPIWSPIVAALTIVGALTLMGIAIAGRVRRGDGARGRGTIIPQYSVPKDLNVMVAAHLVDKPTTAVPAQLVSLAVRKNIRIVDYPVTASGAEYSLQFLTTDGADEIESQLLTALFGTEKTPGEVRELAPNDAVLGAAVAAVSAAAKTAVTTTGLREKWRPGGCLPAALGVVFVVVALVNIIGTVAALSLSPWPFVSMAVAIASIVVSSLMAQRRGLLTVAGAEQRDYLLGMQVYLKLAEQERFRMLQSPDGAERVDVGDTTQIIKLYEKLLPFAVIWGVEDEWSKELEIKVAAQNTEVDWFTGRNGFTALALTNALGGISRDASYVPASTSSSWTSGGGGGSGFSSGFGGTGGGGFAGGGGGGGGGGGR; this is translated from the coding sequence ATGCGATCCCGTCTTCGAGTCCTGCTCACCCTCGCCACGGTCGGTCTCCTCTCGGCCGGAGCGGCAGCCACGGCCGCCCCCGCGTTCGCCGACTACGACACCTCCGACTTCGAGTTCTCGCTGTTCGACGCCGACTACACGCTCTCCCAGGCTGCCGACGGCACCTCGCAGCTCGCCGTGGTCGAGACGATCGTGGCCGAGTTCCCCGAGTACGACCAGAACCGCGGCATCATCCGCGCCATCCCGGTCTACAACCAGAGGGTGAACCTCGAGACGAGCGTGCAGTCGGTCGTCGACGAGAACGGCGACGCCGTGCCCTACACCGAGACCGTCGCGAACGACTTCGTCGAGCTGGCCCTCGGCACCGACGACTTCGTCTACGGCGAGCAGACCTACGTGATCAGCTACACCCAGCGGCACGTGGTCGGCTACTTCGAGGACACCGACGACGACGAGTTCTACTGGGACGTCAACGGCACCGGCTTCGCCCAGCCGTTCGGCACCGTCTCGGCAACGCTCACCGTCGACCCCGCGATCGCGACCGCGCTCACGGGCGAGACGGCGTGCTTCGTCGGCGCCACTAACGCGACCGACACCTGCGCCCTCGACCAGTCGAGCGATTCCGCCGGGGCGGCCGTCTATACGGCCAGCGCCACCGACCTCGCCGCGAACCAGACGATGACCCTGGTCGTCGGCTTCGCCGCGTCCACCTTCGTGCCGGGGGAGAAGACGCAGCCGCTTCCCCCGTCGATCGACACCGCACCCCCGATCTGGTCTCCGATCGTCGCGGCACTCACGATCGTCGGCGCGCTCACCCTGATGGGCATCGCGATCGCCGGTCGGGTGCGTCGCGGCGACGGTGCACGAGGCCGCGGCACGATCATCCCGCAGTACTCGGTCCCGAAAGACCTCAACGTGATGGTCGCCGCGCACCTCGTCGACAAGCCGACGACCGCGGTGCCCGCCCAGCTCGTCAGTCTCGCGGTGCGTAAGAACATCCGCATCGTCGACTACCCGGTGACGGCGAGCGGTGCCGAGTACTCGCTGCAGTTTCTGACGACGGACGGCGCGGACGAGATCGAATCGCAGCTCCTCACCGCGCTCTTCGGCACGGAGAAGACCCCGGGTGAGGTGCGCGAACTCGCGCCGAACGACGCAGTGCTGGGCGCGGCGGTCGCCGCAGTCTCCGCGGCGGCCAAAACCGCGGTCACCACGACGGGGCTGCGCGAGAAGTGGCGTCCGGGCGGCTGCCTGCCCGCCGCGCTCGGAGTCGTTTTCGTGGTCGTGGCGCTGGTCAACATCATCGGAACCGTTGCCGCCCTGTCGCTCTCGCCCTGGCCGTTCGTCTCCATGGCCGTCGCGATCGCTTCCATCGTCGTCTCGTCGCTGATGGCGCAGCGTCGTGGACTGCTCACCGTCGCCGGTGCCGAGCAGCGCGACTACCTCCTCGGCATGCAGGTCTATCTGAAGCTCGCCGAACAGGAACGCTTCCGGATGCTGCAGAGTCCCGACGGCGCCGAGCGCGTCGACGTCGGCGACACCACGCAGATCATCAAGCTCTACGAGAAGCTGCTGCCGTTCGCCGTCATCTGGGGCGTCGAAGACGAGTGGAGCAAGGAACTCGAGATCAAGGTCGCGGCACAGAACACCGAGGTCGACTGGTTCACCGGGCGCAACGGGTTCACGGCGCTCGCTCTCACGAACGCGCTCGGCGGCATCTCGCGGGACGCTTCGTACGTACCCGCGTCCACCTCATCGTCGTGGACGAGCGGGGGCGGCGGTGGCAGCGGATTCAGCAGTGGCTTCGGCGGCACCGGTGGCGGCGGATTCGCCGGCGGTGGCGGGGGAGGTGGCGGCGGTGGCGGACGCTGA
- a CDS encoding DUF4287 domain-containing protein, whose protein sequence is MSFQAYLDTVKKQTGMDPADFRAAAEAKGLLADGVKTGEIVAWLAADYELGRGHAMAIVATLKPTRAADKSDDPVAAHFTGAKSHWRATFDRLVSSAGEFGPVALAPTNSYIGLTKGRAKFAIVAVTADRLDVGIKLKGAEPTHRIEAAGSWNSMVTHRVRITDPAQLDDELLDWLRRAYEAV, encoded by the coding sequence ATGAGTTTTCAGGCCTACCTCGACACCGTCAAGAAGCAGACCGGAATGGACCCCGCCGACTTCCGTGCGGCGGCCGAGGCCAAGGGGCTGCTCGCCGACGGCGTGAAGACCGGCGAAATCGTCGCCTGGCTCGCGGCCGACTACGAACTCGGCCGCGGCCACGCCATGGCGATCGTCGCGACGCTCAAGCCCACCCGTGCTGCCGACAAGAGCGACGACCCGGTCGCCGCGCACTTCACCGGCGCGAAGTCACACTGGCGTGCGACGTTCGACCGCCTGGTGAGCTCCGCGGGGGAGTTTGGGCCGGTCGCCCTCGCACCGACGAACAGCTACATCGGGCTGACGAAGGGCCGCGCCAAGTTCGCGATCGTCGCGGTGACCGCCGACCGCCTCGACGTCGGAATCAAGCTCAAAGGTGCCGAGCCGACCCACCGCATCGAGGCCGCGGGATCGTGGAACAGCATGGTCACCCACCGGGTGCGCATCACCGACCCGGCCCAGCTCGACGACGAGCTCCTCGACTGGCTGCGCCGCGCGTACGAGGCCGTCTAG
- a CDS encoding FAD-binding oxidoreductase: protein MSTIDIDQLLPVPAYRAGDAEYDRASETWTRTGHPAVVVQPRSAHETAAAVAFARDNGLVLSVRSGGHSGSGHSTNDGGLVIDLSRLAEVEVLDDDLVRIGGGARWGAVAETLRSYDLALTSGDTASVGVGGLTLGGGIGWLVRQFGLAIDSLVEAEVVTSNGDILTANATDHADLFWALRGGGGNFGVVTSFIFRAHPLEGVHFGAIPVEHNSIGGLLRAWRDVMRAAPEELNSTFLAMPAMGDMPAGAQVLVCYAGTDDAAATAAIAPLLAIDGVTGSSVERMSYADVLGEPPHPPEGIRVANNNGFAADFDDDAVAALARVFENLAGSVLMIRYLRGAFNRVEPDATALAYRDSEVLVISAAFFPPDAPDEAVAAYNAEWATLLPHVQGLYGNFSALASDEATTLMYPPETLRRLREVKAGYDPGNLFDQNHNVRPAAPDWS, encoded by the coding sequence ATGAGCACGATCGATATCGACCAGCTCCTGCCCGTCCCGGCCTACCGCGCGGGCGACGCGGAGTACGACCGGGCGAGCGAGACCTGGACCCGCACCGGCCATCCCGCCGTGGTCGTACAGCCCCGGTCGGCGCACGAGACGGCCGCCGCGGTCGCCTTCGCGCGCGACAACGGCCTCGTGCTCTCGGTGCGCAGCGGCGGGCACAGCGGCAGCGGACACAGCACGAACGACGGCGGGCTGGTGATCGACCTGTCCCGGCTCGCCGAGGTCGAGGTGCTCGACGACGACCTCGTGCGCATCGGCGGTGGAGCGCGCTGGGGTGCCGTCGCAGAGACACTGCGCAGCTACGACCTCGCCCTGACCTCCGGCGACACCGCGTCGGTCGGGGTCGGCGGTCTCACGCTCGGCGGCGGAATCGGCTGGCTCGTGCGGCAGTTCGGGCTCGCGATCGACAGCCTCGTCGAGGCGGAGGTGGTGACGTCGAACGGCGACATCCTCACCGCCAACGCCACCGACCACGCCGACCTGTTCTGGGCACTGCGGGGCGGCGGCGGCAACTTCGGGGTCGTCACAAGCTTCATCTTCCGCGCGCACCCGCTGGAGGGCGTGCACTTCGGCGCGATCCCGGTCGAGCACAACTCGATCGGCGGGCTGCTGCGCGCCTGGCGCGACGTGATGCGCGCGGCACCCGAGGAGCTGAACTCGACATTCTTGGCCATGCCGGCCATGGGCGACATGCCCGCCGGCGCGCAGGTGCTCGTCTGCTACGCCGGCACGGATGACGCGGCAGCCACGGCCGCGATCGCCCCGCTGCTCGCGATCGACGGGGTCACCGGCAGCAGCGTCGAGCGTATGTCGTACGCCGACGTGCTCGGCGAACCACCGCACCCGCCCGAGGGGATCCGCGTCGCGAACAACAACGGCTTCGCCGCGGACTTCGACGACGACGCTGTCGCCGCGCTCGCCCGGGTCTTCGAGAACCTGGCCGGTTCGGTGCTAATGATCCGGTACCTGCGCGGCGCGTTCAACCGGGTCGAGCCGGACGCCACCGCGCTCGCCTACCGCGACAGCGAGGTGCTCGTCATCTCGGCGGCGTTCTTCCCACCCGATGCACCCGACGAGGCGGTCGCCGCGTACAACGCGGAGTGGGCCACGCTGCTGCCGCACGTGCAGGGGCTGTACGGCAACTTCTCCGCTCTGGCGAGCGACGAGGCGACCACCCTCATGTACCCGCCCGAGACGCTCCGCCGACTCCGTGAGGTCAAGGCCGGCTACGACCCGGGCAACCTGTTCGACCAGAACCACAACGTGCGCCCGGCGGCACCCGACTGGTCATAA
- a CDS encoding MOSC domain-containing protein codes for MSSSASQPGSVVAVSRSASHSFSKPAAEAITLIENWGVEGDAHAGVTAQHLYVVKKDPTRANLTQVHLIQEELFAELADRFTVGPGELGENVTTRGVDLLTLPLGTRLHLGTTAVVEVTGLRSPCSQINAYQGGLMKALVAKDDDGCVIRKSGIMGIVVAGGVVAPGDGLRVELPAGEHIALGVV; via the coding sequence ATGAGTTCGTCCGCCTCGCAACCCGGGTCCGTCGTCGCCGTCAGCCGGTCGGCCAGCCACTCGTTCAGCAAGCCCGCCGCCGAGGCGATCACCCTGATCGAGAACTGGGGCGTCGAGGGCGACGCGCACGCCGGCGTGACGGCGCAGCACCTGTACGTGGTGAAGAAGGACCCGACCCGGGCGAACCTCACCCAGGTGCACCTCATCCAGGAGGAGCTGTTCGCCGAGCTGGCCGACCGGTTCACCGTCGGCCCCGGCGAACTGGGCGAGAACGTGACGACGCGCGGCGTCGACCTGCTGACGCTGCCGCTCGGGACCCGCCTCCACCTCGGTACCACCGCCGTCGTCGAGGTGACGGGGCTCCGCAGTCCGTGTTCGCAGATCAACGCGTACCAGGGCGGACTGATGAAGGCACTCGTCGCGAAGGACGACGACGGCTGCGTCATCCGGAAGTCGGGAATCATGGGGATCGTCGTCGCCGGCGGGGTCGTGGCACCCGGCGACGGGCTGCGCGTCGAACTGCCCGCCGGCGAGCACATAGCGCTCGGTGTCGTTTAG